The following are encoded in a window of Arctopsyche grandis isolate Sample6627 chromosome 2, ASM5162203v2, whole genome shotgun sequence genomic DNA:
- the LOC143922723 gene encoding uncharacterized protein LOC143922723, translating into MGGNHKGGLSVLWMPRKKKHHHHNKRQDNVFKSGKGRPINFGVPGPATGSPGLLGESRPAVPLEKPVDIKLLHLNNVSATVDNPSTSAKEDHNAIENDAADNSKASETNDDEYLEKSEDTTDTVNLKNDKDDNDVDEKPGLGFECMYCVFHCCDCTIS; encoded by the exons ATGGGAGGAAATCATAAAGGTGGTTTAAGCGTTCTGTGGATGCCTAGAAAAAAGAAACACCATCATCACAACAAACGTCAAGATAACGTTTTTAAATCCGGCAAAGGTAGACCAATTAATTTTGGTGTACCGGGACCTGCAACTGGATCGCCGgg aCTTTTGGGTGAATCACGTCCAGCAGTCCCCCTCGAGAAACCTGTTGACATTAAATTGTTGCATCTGAATAATGTCAGTGCAACTGTGGATAATCCCAGTACTTCTGCAAAAGAAGACCACAATGcgattgaaaat GACGCTGCTGATAATTCAAAAGCAAGCGAAACGAACGATGATGAGTATTTGGAGAAATCTGAAGATACGACGGACACGGTGAATTTGAAAAATGATAAAGATGACAACGACGTGGATGAAAAGCCAGGTCTTGGGTTTGAATGCATGTATTGCGTATTTCATTGTTGCGATTGCACTATTTcctaa
- the wrm1 gene encoding wurmchen 1 transmembrane protein, with protein MSIIEGKDDYLKNPFFTKHEYSDFSPFYIIIAICSVIGGLLIILNVVCCCCYKYSEYWQDRHTGNRWVVSLWSATPHKQPALDYTELEKGAYVITAPLPPKTPREYFELHKRESDI; from the exons ATGTCTATAATTGAAGGTAAAGACGATTACTTAAAGAATCCTTTCTTCACCAAACACGAGTACTCTGACTTCTCTCCGTTCTACATAATCATCGCCATTTGTTCGGTGATTGGGGGACTTTTGATCATCTTGAACGTCGTCTGCTGTTGCTGTTACAAATATTCTGAATATTGGCAAGACAGACACACAG GGAATCGTTGGGTCGTATCGCTCTGGTCAGCCACACCACACAAGCAGCCGGCTTTGGACTACACCGAACTAGAGAAGGGAGCTTACGTCATTACAGCTCCGTTGCCGCCGAAGACTCCTAGAGAATATTTTGAGCTTCATAAGCGCGAAAGCGACATTTAA
- the wrm2 gene encoding wurmchen 2 transmembrane micropeptide — protein MAFIILYPAVAVLALLIVVIIIVMLRHGPRLCKLRHTALTTQYDWEDHAYEQKVSYA, from the coding sequence ATGGCGTTCATTATATTGTATCCAGCGGTAGCTGTATTGGCTCTCTTGATTGTTGTTATCATCATAGTGATGTTGAGGCACGGTCCGAGGCTGTGTAAACTTCGTCACACGGCTCTCACAACCCAATACGACTGGGAAGATCATGCTTATGAGCAGAAAGTTTCGTATGCTTGA
- the LOC143922448 gene encoding uncharacterized protein LOC143922448 isoform X2: MDDDGLRLERVCRSCLREASPMHQLSTPGCDRTELPLAQMLVSVLMLQISENDGLPYQICSHCTYQLSSAFTFKQMCQESDKRLKQYLSKTKTKLSKTILLDGTVQHVPSDKVKEEASQICNSNGIIDFNIKFNPDVPSIKIERVENQNSIVELDDKPNLSLNSNSDETSLNSNEKCTQTKFSDILQTLYSCSECTKKFSSLIGVTNHLKWRHSVQEVFSCKDCDKIYINYSQFRKHLLDVHKKEISEQPTDPPTLECQICKKSYQHSNQLKRHMLIHGKKKIFNCDKCQHGYNKVENYEKHKAVCVRKLFNCLICNKMFAKSETLKHHMEVTHLSKGENQDSLKNGSISNTSRNTEIIENVNASENSCEDFNETDMNIKEEPLDELLEEAERETRMLNDDSLSGVCNNQDDDFPSLEDFSEGINSDNSEYLESYKVKRKVGRPCKKNKKFKFKLLKHNNENDSPSLKYHCTLCPRRLSSNVGLKIHMAKHYSDQGILYTCEYCGKGFTKSVELKRHERTHTSIKQFKCNSCDKSFHRQDNLARHMWQHMDNKPHQCDKCNKSFIRIEHLERHNMALHSGKMKNPKTAFCSICKRGFTTEKYLETHMRMHTGDKTFTCKVCDKSFNTKWHLKEHSKWHSAEKPFLCSECGQRFIRNDYLITHMRRHNGEKPYKCRYCGKGFPRATDLTVHERYHTGEKTHLCTVCGKGFQRQYNLTVHLRVHTGEKPYVCSYCGKRFAQGNDLKSHIRRHTGERFNCEICGEGFIQGYHLTQHKRSIHGLQCVSHIRRVEKHLQTSSQNQSKIRSRSPQSADLPASADTDIQQSDLAVGSEVDLSQRSLIVPPLMPIVPLALFPPMHSRI; the protein is encoded by the exons ATGGATGATGATGGGCTACGCCTGGAGCGCGTCTGCCGCAGCTGCTTGCGGGAGGCGTCGCCGATGCACCAGCTCTCAACGCCAGGCTGCGACCGCACCGAGCTTCCCCTCGCTCAGATGCTCGTCTCGGTGCTGATGCTGCAG ATATCAGAAAATGACGGTCTGCCGTATCAAATATGCAGTCACTGTACATATCAACTATCATCAGCGTTcacatttaaacaaatgtgtcaGGAGTCCGACAAGCGACTCAAACAATACCTATCCAAAACTAAGACTAAGTTGTCGAAAACCATACTATTGGACGGGACCGTGCAGCATGTACCGTCAG aCAAAGTCAAGGAGGAGGCTTCTCAGATATGCAACAGTAATGGAATAatcgattttaatattaaatttaacccTGATGTTCCATCGATCAAGATTGAACGTGTCGAAAATCAGAATTCAATAGTGGAACTCGATGATAAGCCGAATTTaag TCTCAATTCTAATTCGGACGAAACATCACTCAATAGCAATGAAAAGTGCACTCAGACGAAGTTTTCCGATATTTTACAAACGCTGTACAGTTGCTCGGAATGTACTAAAAAGTTTTCTTCGTTGATAgg TGTTACGAATCATTTGAAATGGCGACACAGTGTACAAGAAGTATTCTCATGCAAGGAttgtgataaaatatatattaactaTAGTCAATTTAGGAAACATTTATTAGACGTACATAAGAAAGAAATATCTGAACAGCCCACTGAT CCTCCTACTCTAGAATgtcaaatatgtaaaaagtCTTATCAACACTCTAACCAATTGAAACGACATATGTTAATTCACGGAAAGAAAAAGATATTCAACTGCGATAAATGTCAACATGGCTATAACAA ggtcgaaaattatgaaaaacacAAAGCCGTCTGTGTGAGAAAACTGTTTAACtgtttaatttgtaataaaatgtttgccAAATCTGAAACCTTAAAACATCATATGGAAGTTACGCATCTTTCAAAAGgag aaaatcAAGACAGTTTGAAAAATGGTTCTATTTCTAATACTTCTCGAAATACTGAGATTATAGAGAACGTTAATGCATCGGAGAATTCTTGTGAAGATTTTAATGAGACTGACATGAATATTAAAGAAGAACCTTTGGATGAATTACTCGAAGAAGCCGAAAG AGAAACTCGAATGCTAAATGACGATAGTTTAAGCGGTGTATGTAACAATCAAGATGACGATTTTCCTAGTTTAGAAGATTTTAGTGAA GGTATCAACAGTGATAATTCTGAATATCTCGAATCGTATAAGGTCAAACGGAAAGTAGGCAGACCgtgcaaaaaaaacaaaaagttcaAATTCAAACTATTGAAACATAATAACGAAAATGATTCACCATCTCTCAAGTATCACTGCACTCTTTGCCCCAGG AGATTATCTTCAAATGTCGGCCTAAAGATTCATATGGCGAAACATTACTCAGACCAAGGCATCCTTTACACTTGCGAGTATTGTGGCAAAGGCTTCACAAAATCAGTCGAATTGAAACGGCACGAAAGAACTCACACATCCATCAAACAGTTCAAATGCAATTCCTGCGACAAATCTTtccatag GCAAGATAATCTAGCTAGGCATATGTGGCAGCATATGGACAACAAGCCACACCAATGCGACAAATGCAATAAGAGTTTCATAAGAATCGAACATCTCGAAAGGCACAACATGGCGTTGCATTCCGGAAAGATGAAAAATCCAAAAACTGCTTTTTGTTCGATATGCAAAAGAG GTTTTACAACGGAAAAGTATTTGGAGACACACATGCGCATGCACACTGGTGACAAAACATTCACGTGTAAAGTCTGCGATAAGTCGTTTAACACTAAATGGCATCTCAAAGAACATAGCAAGTGGCATTCGGCTGAAAAACCTTTCTTGTGTTCCGAGTGCGGTCAACG GTTTATTCGTAATGATTATCTCATCACACATATGAGACGTCACAACGGGGAAAAACCATATAAGTGCAGATATTGCGGCAAAGGTTTTCCAAGAGCCACCGATTTGACGGTCCACGAACGCTATCACACCGGTGAAAAGACTCATCTGTGTACCGTATGCGGAAAAG GCTTTCAGAGACAGTACAACTTGACGGTCCACCTGAGGGTACACACCGGCGAAAAGCCATACGTTTGCTCATATTGCGGCAAGCGATTCGCTCAAGGCAACGATCTCAAATCGCACATCCGGAGGCATACTGGTGAAAG GTTCAATTGTGAAATTTGCGGAGAGGGTTTTATACAAGGTTATCATTTAACCCAACACAAAAGGAGTATTCACGGTCTGCAATGCGTTTCTCACATACGTCGAGTGGAAAAGCATTTACAG acttCTTCTCAAAATCAATCTAAGATTCGAAGTCGTTCGCCACAATCTGCAGATCTCCCCGCAAGCGCCGATACGGACATACAG CAGTCTGATTTAGCTGTGGGTTCCGAAGTTGATCTGTCTCAACGTTCACTCATAGTACCACCCCTGATGCCAATCGTGCCCCTTGCCTTATTTCCACCAATGCACTCTCGGATTTAA
- the LOC143922448 gene encoding uncharacterized protein LOC143922448 isoform X1 — protein MDDDGLRLERVCRSCLREASPMHQLSTPGCDRTELPLAQMLVSVLMLQISENDGLPYQICSHCTYQLSSAFTFKQMCQESDKRLKQYLSKTKTKLSKTILLDGTVQHVPSDKVKEEASQICNSNGIIDFNIKFNPDVPSIKIERVENQNSIVELDDKPNLSLNSNSDETSLNSNEKCTQTKFSDILQTLYSCSECTKKFSSLIGVTNHLKWRHSVQEVFSCKDCDKIYINYSQFRKHLLDVHKKEISEQPTDPPTLECQICKKSYQHSNQLKRHMLIHGKKKIFNCDKCQHGYNKVENYEKHKAVCVRKLFNCLICNKMFAKSETLKHHMEVTHLSKGENQDSLKNGSISNTSRNTEIIENVNASENSCEDFNETDMNIKEEPLDELLEEAERETRMLNDDSLSGVCNNQDDDFPSLEDFSEGINSDNSEYLESYKVKRKVGRPCKKNKKFKFKLLKHNNENDSPSLKYHCTLCPRRLSSNVGLKIHMAKHYSDQGILYTCEYCGKGFTKSVELKRHERTHTSIKQFKCNSCDKSFHRQDNLARHMWQHMDNKPHQCDKCNKSFIRIEHLERHNMALHSGKMKNPKTAFCSICKRGFTTEKYLETHMRMHTGDKTFTCKVCDKSFNTKWHLKEHSKWHSAEKPFLCSECGQRFIRNDYLITHMRRHNGEKPYKCRYCGKGFPRATDLTVHERYHTGEKTHLCTVCGKGFQRQYNLTVHLRVHTGEKPYVCSYCGKRFAQGNDLKSHIRRHTGERFNCEICGEGFIQGYHLTQHKRSIHGLQCVSHIRRVEKHLQTSSQNQSKIRSRSPQSADLPASADTDIQGNNAHTKKDNTCPNNRKDPILITFSTKLENDSIDIPEHHTISLQQSDLAVGSEVDLSQRSLIVPPLMPIVPLALFPPMHSRI, from the exons ATGGATGATGATGGGCTACGCCTGGAGCGCGTCTGCCGCAGCTGCTTGCGGGAGGCGTCGCCGATGCACCAGCTCTCAACGCCAGGCTGCGACCGCACCGAGCTTCCCCTCGCTCAGATGCTCGTCTCGGTGCTGATGCTGCAG ATATCAGAAAATGACGGTCTGCCGTATCAAATATGCAGTCACTGTACATATCAACTATCATCAGCGTTcacatttaaacaaatgtgtcaGGAGTCCGACAAGCGACTCAAACAATACCTATCCAAAACTAAGACTAAGTTGTCGAAAACCATACTATTGGACGGGACCGTGCAGCATGTACCGTCAG aCAAAGTCAAGGAGGAGGCTTCTCAGATATGCAACAGTAATGGAATAatcgattttaatattaaatttaacccTGATGTTCCATCGATCAAGATTGAACGTGTCGAAAATCAGAATTCAATAGTGGAACTCGATGATAAGCCGAATTTaag TCTCAATTCTAATTCGGACGAAACATCACTCAATAGCAATGAAAAGTGCACTCAGACGAAGTTTTCCGATATTTTACAAACGCTGTACAGTTGCTCGGAATGTACTAAAAAGTTTTCTTCGTTGATAgg TGTTACGAATCATTTGAAATGGCGACACAGTGTACAAGAAGTATTCTCATGCAAGGAttgtgataaaatatatattaactaTAGTCAATTTAGGAAACATTTATTAGACGTACATAAGAAAGAAATATCTGAACAGCCCACTGAT CCTCCTACTCTAGAATgtcaaatatgtaaaaagtCTTATCAACACTCTAACCAATTGAAACGACATATGTTAATTCACGGAAAGAAAAAGATATTCAACTGCGATAAATGTCAACATGGCTATAACAA ggtcgaaaattatgaaaaacacAAAGCCGTCTGTGTGAGAAAACTGTTTAACtgtttaatttgtaataaaatgtttgccAAATCTGAAACCTTAAAACATCATATGGAAGTTACGCATCTTTCAAAAGgag aaaatcAAGACAGTTTGAAAAATGGTTCTATTTCTAATACTTCTCGAAATACTGAGATTATAGAGAACGTTAATGCATCGGAGAATTCTTGTGAAGATTTTAATGAGACTGACATGAATATTAAAGAAGAACCTTTGGATGAATTACTCGAAGAAGCCGAAAG AGAAACTCGAATGCTAAATGACGATAGTTTAAGCGGTGTATGTAACAATCAAGATGACGATTTTCCTAGTTTAGAAGATTTTAGTGAA GGTATCAACAGTGATAATTCTGAATATCTCGAATCGTATAAGGTCAAACGGAAAGTAGGCAGACCgtgcaaaaaaaacaaaaagttcaAATTCAAACTATTGAAACATAATAACGAAAATGATTCACCATCTCTCAAGTATCACTGCACTCTTTGCCCCAGG AGATTATCTTCAAATGTCGGCCTAAAGATTCATATGGCGAAACATTACTCAGACCAAGGCATCCTTTACACTTGCGAGTATTGTGGCAAAGGCTTCACAAAATCAGTCGAATTGAAACGGCACGAAAGAACTCACACATCCATCAAACAGTTCAAATGCAATTCCTGCGACAAATCTTtccatag GCAAGATAATCTAGCTAGGCATATGTGGCAGCATATGGACAACAAGCCACACCAATGCGACAAATGCAATAAGAGTTTCATAAGAATCGAACATCTCGAAAGGCACAACATGGCGTTGCATTCCGGAAAGATGAAAAATCCAAAAACTGCTTTTTGTTCGATATGCAAAAGAG GTTTTACAACGGAAAAGTATTTGGAGACACACATGCGCATGCACACTGGTGACAAAACATTCACGTGTAAAGTCTGCGATAAGTCGTTTAACACTAAATGGCATCTCAAAGAACATAGCAAGTGGCATTCGGCTGAAAAACCTTTCTTGTGTTCCGAGTGCGGTCAACG GTTTATTCGTAATGATTATCTCATCACACATATGAGACGTCACAACGGGGAAAAACCATATAAGTGCAGATATTGCGGCAAAGGTTTTCCAAGAGCCACCGATTTGACGGTCCACGAACGCTATCACACCGGTGAAAAGACTCATCTGTGTACCGTATGCGGAAAAG GCTTTCAGAGACAGTACAACTTGACGGTCCACCTGAGGGTACACACCGGCGAAAAGCCATACGTTTGCTCATATTGCGGCAAGCGATTCGCTCAAGGCAACGATCTCAAATCGCACATCCGGAGGCATACTGGTGAAAG GTTCAATTGTGAAATTTGCGGAGAGGGTTTTATACAAGGTTATCATTTAACCCAACACAAAAGGAGTATTCACGGTCTGCAATGCGTTTCTCACATACGTCGAGTGGAAAAGCATTTACAG acttCTTCTCAAAATCAATCTAAGATTCGAAGTCGTTCGCCACAATCTGCAGATCTCCCCGCAAGCGCCGATACGGACATACAG GGTAATAACGCTCATACGAAAAAAGACAACACGTGTCCTAACAATCGTAAGGATCCGATATTGATTACGTTTAGCACAAAACTTGAGAACGACTCAATCGATATTCCCGAACACCACACGATATCGCTTCAA CAGTCTGATTTAGCTGTGGGTTCCGAAGTTGATCTGTCTCAACGTTCACTCATAGTACCACCCCTGATGCCAATCGTGCCCCTTGCCTTATTTCCACCAATGCACTCTCGGATTTAA